A window of the Brassica oleracea var. oleracea cultivar TO1000 chromosome C1, BOL, whole genome shotgun sequence genome harbors these coding sequences:
- the LOC106311722 gene encoding nuclear pore complex protein NUP58, with protein MSSFNLFSTPQQPQQQTATPSPFQTQSFQPQTNSFFSQPPQQQQQQTPSFQPQQFQQQQQPQQQVQQLYLFTNDKAPASYSTKWADLHPDSQKLLLQIEGKILEYRSESQRLDQCSRLYDSSVSTEGFEFDASRIVQELGGINTTMDRQKAVLHELMVVVKDMLRDSEVAVRSFIMLQPRFPQSKPRGGGGAATGSEAQGANQAAASSGHQQQGVASVVQVSDFYRGVPRKPTVFLQQTVARFEKYLGECRQWVEELEQLLALDSDKFSRHVSLLESLPKVISNVHDFFVHVAAKVENIHQYIESMRTAYLADQRRRGECHDPFLEADRRETAKQEAAAKRVHPTLHLPANTATSTQTSTQVAGLITSSNAPPASAAFPTPNPSSGGGLFLSTPASAAPATSLFATPSSAAPSSSLFGAAATPSQTPLFGSSPASTFGSAPSLFGQPTPSIAATPSQFAGITPGSGASFGSMTKYSRPKSRTSRR; from the exons ATGTCGTCGTTCAATCTATTCTCCACCCCACAACAGCCCCAGCAGCAAACAGCAACTCCTTCCCCCTTTCAAACTCAATCGTTTCAGCCGCAGACCAATTCCTTCTTCTCCCAACCTCCACAGCAGCAGCAGCAGCAAACGCCGTCGTTTCAGCCGCAACAGTTCCAACAACAACAACAACCACAACAGCAAGTACAACAGCTGTATCTCTTCACGAACGACAAAGCTCCGGCGAGTTACAGCACCAAGTGGGCCGATCTTCACCCCGATTCTCAGAAACTCCTCCTTCAGATCGA AGGGAAGATATTAGAGTACAGAAGCGAGAGTCAGAGGCTAGACCAATGCAGTCGTCTTTACGATTCCTCTGTTTCAACCGAAGGGTTCGAGTTTGATGCTAGCCGCATTGTTCAG GAGCTTGGTGGGATTAACACTACCATGGACAGACAGAAAGCTGTTCTCCACGAGCTTATGGTGGTTGTTAAAGACATGCTGCGTGATTCCGAGGTTGCTGTTCGGTCTTTCATTATGCTACAGCCAAGATTCCCTCAATCTAAGCCACGTGGAGGAGGAGGAGCTGCTACTGGTTCTGAGGCGCAGGGAGCTAACCAGGCTGCTGCTTCCTCTGGTCATCAACAGCAAGGAGTTGCTTCCGTTGTTCAAGTTTCTGATTTTTACCGTGGGGTTCCGAGGAAGCCCACTGTTTTCTTACAGCAGACGGTTGCGAGGTTTGAGAAGTATCTAGGCGAGTGTAGACAGTGGGTTGAGGAGCTGGAGCAGCTGCTTGCTTTGGATTCCGACAAGTTTAGTCGGCATGTTTCTCTTTTGGAGTCTCTTCCGAAAGTCATCTCTAATGTCCATGACTTCTTTGTTCATGTCGCTGCTAAGGTTGAGAATATTCACCAATACATTGAGTCGATGAGGACGGCGTATCTTGCTGACCAGCGTCGGAGAGGAGAGTGCCATGACCCGTTTCTTGAGGCGGATCGGAGGGAAACAGCGAAACAAGAAGCTGCTGCTAAAAGAGTCCACCCAACTCTTCATCTACCTGCTAATACTGCTACAAGTACACAAACCTCAACCCAAGTTGCTGGATTGATTACCAGCTCAAATGCTCCACCAGCATCTGCAGCCTTTCCAACACCAAACCCTTCTTCAGGAGGCGGGTTGTTTCTTAGCACGCCTGCTTCTGCTGCACCTGCGACTTCTCTCTTTGCTACACCATCTTCTGCTGCTCCTAGCTCTTCTTTGTTTGGAGCAGCAGCTACTCCTTCGCAGACACCACTCTTTGGTTCTTCACCGGCTTCTACATTTGGTTCTGCTCCATCTTTGTTTGGACAGCCAACTCCATCAATTGCTGCTACGCCTTCACAGTTTGCAG GTATTACACCGGGTTCAGGAGCCAGCTTCGGTTCTATGACT AAATACTCAAGGCCAAAATCTAGAACTTCCCGCCGTTAG
- the LOC106311732 gene encoding methylesterase 9-like — translation MKNPTTRPQQLEEEKKNREKMKQYVLVHGGCHGAWCWYKVKPVLEASGHRVTVVDLTASGVNMSRVEEIQSLEDYTKPLLKVLESFDSDDKAILVAHSLGGPSVGLAADMFPSKISVAVFVASFMPDITNPPSYTFEKCLESFTEEESSNMEFGTYGTQERPLTSVFLGTKFLAKYMYQLSPVEDFELAKMLVRVGPAITSNLTGTKSLTEEGYGSVTRVYVICGEDKSLTKEFQRWIIDNFPVKEVMEIKDADHMPMFSKPLELCDRLLKIADKYE, via the exons ATGAAGAACCCCACAACACGACCACAACAATTAGAGGAAGAAAAAAAAAACAGAGAAAAAATGAAGCAATATGTGCTGGTTCACGGAGGTTGCCATGGTGCGTGGTGCTGGTACAAGGTCAAACCGGTGCTGGAAGCTTCAGGACACCGTGTGACTGTCGTGGATCTAACGGCTTCTGGTGTCAACATGAGCAGAGTGGAAGAGATTCAGTCGCTTGAGGATTACACCAAACCATTGCTTAAGGTTCTCGAGTCTTTTGACTCAGATGATAAGGCCATCCTCGTCGCGCATAGCCTAGGAGGACCATCGGTTGGTCTTGCAGCCGACATGTTTCCTAGTAAGATCTCTGTTGCTGTTTTTGTAGCGTCGTTCATGCCGGACATAACGAATCCACCTTCTTACACTTTTGAAAAG TGTCTAGAGAGTTTTACAGAAGAAGAAAGTTCAAACATGGAGTTTGGGACATACGGAACACAGGAACGTCCTCTAACGTCTGTATTTCTTGGAACCAAGTTCCTGGCCAAGTACATGTACCAACTTTCACCTGTTGAA GATTTTGAGCTGGCCAAAATGTTGGTGAGAGTTGGACCGGCGATTACCAGTAACCTGACGGGGACCAAAAGCTTAACCGAGGAAGGATATGGTTCGGTTACTCGTGTGTATGTCATATGCGGAGAAGATAAAAGTTTAACCAAAGAATTTCAGCGATGGATTATAGATAATTTCCCGGTTAAAGAAGTGATGGAGATCAAAGATGCAGATCACATGCCAATGTTCTCCAAGCCACTTGAGCTCTGTGACCGTCTACTAAAGATTGCTGATAAATATGAATAA